Proteins encoded within one genomic window of Haladaptatus sp. QDMS2:
- a CDS encoding CDC48 family AAA ATPase yields the protein MSSGVRDEGLTLTVQSAEKRDAGRGVARLPEAARRQLGVLSGDTVIIEGAAATVAKVWPAGAGLSKKAVRIDADTRANAGVNIGDEVTVRPVEVADATSIEVKPESDFADDDEATRAIREALMDRPLTAGEQIHVQRLGNGPLTVSRTRPDGIVRVTQTTRITLLEPDSPQKPAVSSTAPTRPSGVNYEDIGGLDDELEQVREMIELPLSEPDLFTQLGIDPPKGVLLYGPPGTGKTLIAKAVANEVNAHFSVISGPEIVSKYKGESEEKLREAFETATANAPAIIFIDEIDSIAGTRDDDADMETRVVAQLLTLLDGLNERGQVVVIGATNRVDAIDPALRRGGRFDREIEIGVPGIEGRREILDVHTRGMPLADDVDVERIAKRTHGFVGADLKTLVTEAAMHALRGREEGKPLTVTRADFDAAMAAVDPSAMREYVAETPSVNFSAVGGLDEAKQTLEEAVIWPLEYGALFDAADTDPPSGVLLYGPPGTGKTLLARALAGESEVNFIHVAGPELLDRYVGESEKAVRKVFDRARQAAPAIVFFDEIDAIAARRDDSHEVTERVVSQLLTEMDGVVDNPNLMVLAATNRREVLDPALVRAGRLETHIEVPAPDEPARKAILAVHLAGKPLADDVDQAQLATDTRGYSGADLRSLVRQAAMFAIRDLAADIGPAEANARADELVITAAHFARALEQVEPSLT from the coding sequence ATGAGTTCGGGTGTCAGAGACGAGGGACTTACACTCACCGTCCAGAGTGCAGAGAAACGCGATGCCGGGCGGGGTGTCGCACGTCTGCCGGAGGCCGCCCGCAGACAACTCGGCGTGTTGAGCGGCGACACCGTCATCATCGAGGGGGCGGCCGCGACCGTCGCGAAAGTGTGGCCCGCCGGGGCCGGACTGTCGAAGAAGGCCGTCCGCATCGACGCTGACACCCGCGCCAACGCCGGGGTCAACATCGGTGACGAAGTCACCGTCAGACCGGTCGAGGTGGCAGACGCGACGAGCATCGAGGTCAAGCCGGAAAGCGACTTCGCGGACGACGATGAGGCGACGCGGGCCATCCGCGAGGCACTCATGGACCGCCCGCTCACCGCTGGCGAACAGATTCACGTCCAGCGACTCGGCAACGGCCCGCTCACGGTATCGCGGACCCGGCCAGACGGCATCGTCCGGGTGACCCAGACGACGCGTATCACGTTACTCGAACCTGACTCCCCACAGAAACCGGCCGTGAGTAGCACCGCGCCGACTCGCCCCTCTGGGGTGAACTACGAGGACATCGGCGGCCTGGACGACGAGCTAGAGCAGGTTCGGGAGATGATAGAACTCCCGCTCTCGGAACCCGACCTGTTCACCCAGTTGGGCATCGACCCGCCGAAGGGCGTCCTGCTCTACGGGCCGCCCGGGACGGGCAAGACGCTCATCGCCAAAGCCGTCGCCAACGAGGTGAACGCCCACTTCTCGGTGATTTCCGGCCCCGAAATCGTCTCGAAGTACAAAGGCGAGTCAGAGGAAAAGCTGCGTGAAGCCTTCGAGACGGCGACGGCGAACGCGCCGGCCATCATCTTCATCGACGAGATCGACTCCATCGCCGGCACCCGCGACGACGACGCAGACATGGAAACACGCGTCGTCGCCCAGTTGCTGACCCTGCTCGACGGCCTGAACGAACGCGGACAGGTCGTCGTCATCGGCGCGACCAACCGCGTGGATGCCATCGACCCCGCCCTCCGCCGCGGCGGCCGGTTCGACCGCGAAATCGAAATCGGCGTCCCCGGAATCGAGGGGCGTCGAGAAATTCTCGACGTTCACACCCGCGGGATGCCCCTCGCCGACGACGTGGACGTAGAACGCATCGCGAAGCGAACCCACGGGTTCGTCGGCGCGGACCTGAAGACGCTCGTCACGGAGGCGGCGATGCACGCGCTTCGCGGCCGGGAAGAAGGAAAACCGCTCACCGTGACCCGGGCGGATTTCGACGCGGCGATGGCGGCGGTCGACCCCTCCGCCATGCGCGAGTACGTCGCGGAGACGCCGAGCGTGAACTTCAGCGCCGTCGGCGGCCTCGACGAGGCGAAACAGACCCTCGAAGAGGCGGTCATCTGGCCGCTCGAATACGGGGCGCTGTTCGACGCCGCAGACACGGACCCGCCTTCCGGTGTGCTGCTCTACGGGCCTCCTGGGACGGGTAAGACCCTCCTCGCGCGCGCTCTCGCCGGGGAGAGCGAAGTGAACTTCATCCACGTCGCGGGGCCAGAGTTGCTCGACCGCTACGTCGGCGAGTCGGAGAAGGCCGTCCGGAAGGTGTTCGACCGGGCGCGACAGGCCGCCCCCGCAATCGTCTTCTTCGACGAAATCGACGCCATCGCGGCGCGTCGCGACGACAGCCACGAGGTCACAGAGCGCGTCGTCTCCCAATTGCTCACCGAGATGGACGGCGTCGTGGACAACCCGAACCTGATGGTGCTCGCCGCGACGAACCGCCGGGAGGTGCTTGACCCCGCGCTGGTGCGGGCGGGCCGCCTCGAAACCCACATCGAGGTGCCAGCGCCCGACGAACCGGCCCGGAAGGCGATTCTCGCGGTCCACTTGGCGGGGAAACCGCTCGCAGACGACGTAGACCAGGCGCAGTTGGCAACCGACACCCGCGGGTACTCAGGGGCCGACTTGCGGTCGCTCGTCCGCCAGGCCGCGATGTTCGCCATCCGTGACCTGGCGGCGGACATCGGCCCAGCGGAGGCGAACGCCCGCGCGGACGAACTCGTGATTACGGCGGCCCACTTCGCCCGGGCGCTCGAACAGGTCGAACCGTCGCTGACCTGA
- a CDS encoding DUF5796 family protein, which produces MSLRNDISPETLGIELTEGGVVVHYTDGREVFYNGVPAKVEGTVKTAPAKDVHILVTDPTETEGVIVYVNDRNTADEILESTGVGRVLLDENEETSIFPGVTIRDAGGYRVEVEADPETVRGRVFVFEEDDMGERSFEIVSPPADA; this is translated from the coding sequence ATGAGCCTGCGAAACGACATCTCGCCCGAGACGCTCGGCATCGAACTCACCGAGGGCGGCGTCGTGGTCCACTACACGGACGGCAGAGAGGTGTTCTACAACGGGGTTCCCGCGAAGGTCGAAGGGACGGTCAAGACCGCTCCCGCGAAAGACGTCCACATTCTCGTCACCGACCCCACCGAGACGGAGGGCGTCATCGTCTACGTCAACGACCGCAACACGGCGGACGAAATTCTCGAATCGACGGGCGTCGGCCGCGTCCTGCTCGACGAAAACGAGGAAACGTCTATCTTCCCCGGCGTGACGATTCGCGATGCGGGTGGCTATCGCGTCGAAGTCGAGGCGGACCCGGAGACGGTCCGTGGCCGTGTGTTCGTCTTCGAAGAGGACGATATGGGCGAACGCTCGTTCGAAATCGTCTCTCCACCCGCCGACGCGTAG
- a CDS encoding shikimate kinase → MEGTAQAPAAGTILNALATGTGAAFAIDRYTTAHVTLSDDPGVTGEIANAPDADTRLVERCVELVTERFGDGQGGHVRTESDVPMASGLKSSSAAANATVLATLSALDAELDREDAARIGVTAARETGVAVTGAFDDASASMLGGATVTDNTADELLHREEVDWDVLVWTPDEQSFSADADVARCKQVAPMADLVADLALAGDYERAMTVNGLAFCAALDFPTDPLVEAMPLSKGVSLSGTGPSFTAVGDRDALEQLEDIWSTNDGHTWLTTTQNHGARLK, encoded by the coding sequence ATGGAGGGCACGGCACAGGCACCCGCCGCAGGAACCATCCTCAACGCGCTCGCCACCGGCACGGGCGCGGCGTTCGCCATCGACCGCTACACCACCGCGCACGTTACGCTGAGCGACGACCCCGGCGTGACCGGCGAGATCGCGAACGCGCCGGACGCGGACACTCGCCTCGTCGAACGTTGCGTCGAACTCGTCACCGAACGCTTCGGCGACGGGCAGGGCGGGCATGTCCGCACCGAAAGCGATGTGCCGATGGCCTCCGGCCTGAAGAGTTCGAGCGCCGCGGCCAACGCCACGGTGCTCGCAACCCTCTCCGCCCTCGACGCAGAACTCGACCGTGAGGACGCCGCACGTATCGGCGTCACCGCCGCCCGCGAGACCGGCGTCGCCGTCACCGGCGCGTTCGACGACGCGAGCGCGAGCATGCTCGGCGGCGCGACGGTCACGGACAACACGGCTGACGAACTCCTCCACCGCGAGGAAGTCGACTGGGACGTGCTGGTCTGGACGCCCGACGAGCAATCGTTCAGCGCGGACGCGGATGTGGCTCGCTGCAAGCAAGTCGCCCCGATGGCCGACCTCGTCGCCGACCTCGCGCTCGCTGGGGATTACGAACGGGCGATGACGGTAAACGGCCTCGCCTTCTGTGCGGCCCTCGACTTTCCCACCGACCCGCTCGTCGAGGCGATGCCCCTCTCGAAGGGCGTCTCACTCTCGGGAACGGGGCCGAGTTTTACGGCGGTCGGCGACCGAGACGCACTGGAACAACTCGAAGACATCTGGAGCACTAACGACGGACACACATGGCTAACGACGACACAGAATCACGGCGCGCGACTGAAGTGA
- a CDS encoding chorismate mutase, producing MANDDTESRRATEVTLDEHREEIQEIDRELVELIARRTYVADTIAQVKEELDLPTTDEEQEDKVMERAGKNAERFEVDANLVKAIFRLLIELNKVHQRENR from the coding sequence ATGGCTAACGACGACACAGAATCACGGCGCGCGACTGAAGTGACGCTCGACGAACACCGCGAGGAGATACAGGAAATCGACCGCGAACTGGTCGAACTCATCGCCCGGCGGACCTACGTCGCGGACACGATTGCGCAGGTCAAGGAGGAACTCGACCTGCCGACGACCGACGAGGAACAGGAGGACAAGGTGATGGAACGCGCCGGGAAGAACGCAGAGCGATTCGAGGTGGACGCGAACCTCGTGAAGGCCATCTTCCGGTTGCTCATCGAGTTGAACAAGGTCCACCAGCGCGAGAATCGGTAG
- a CDS encoding N-acetyltransferase, with the protein MGAVVGAGGGGLTAPTVGEVFVLYVDPAKKRQGIGSRLLETMTRQQRERGATEQWVSTVPDNEIGISFYQKHGFEVVGARNSYGEASDRTSLRLKRPL; encoded by the coding sequence ATGGGGGCGGTCGTCGGCGCGGGTGGCGGTGGTCTCACTGCCCCGACCGTCGGTGAAGTGTTCGTATTGTACGTTGACCCGGCGAAGAAGCGGCAGGGAATCGGTTCTCGATTGCTGGAAACGATGACGAGACAGCAACGCGAACGAGGTGCGACTGAGCAATGGGTGTCTACGGTCCCCGACAACGAGATTGGGATTTCGTTCTATCAGAAACACGGCTTCGAGGTCGTGGGTGCGCGAAATTCCTACGGCGAGGCGAGTGACCGCACGTCGCTTCGACTCAAACGACCTCTCTGA